The genomic segment CACCATGACTTCAATGTACGACATATCTGGATAGCGCACGTGAGTCATCAGCGTGTCATTCAGGCCAGTGACAATCGTCTCGCCCTTCAAATTCTTGCCCTTCGGGTCGAACTCGACAGGAGCGCCACCGCCATTTCCATTAAACACATCGACAAAGGCGATTTTCGGCTTCGGATATTCAGGAACCGTAAATTCATAGACATCGTTCAAACGCATGTCGCTTTCAAGATAGAAGAACAAATAGTATGTACCCGGCTGCAAAGAGCGCTGCTTCACAATTTCATCGATATCGATAGCGAAGCTCGACTTGTCGTCGTTAATCAGGATACCGCCATAATTGAGACCGACCTTCAGTTCAGCCTCTCCGGAGAAATTGCCGCCGTCGAGATAGAAAACAGACGGAGCATCAGTCGTATCCACCGGAGCAGCAGCCTTCGGGTTGCAGCTAATCGCCTCAGCATCCATCTTCAGCCTAAGGACACCGGTAACCTTGCTCTTCTTCGAATCGTCGATGCTCGTAAGCAAGGTGTTCTGCCTCTGCAAGTTGATTGAGGTACGCATCTTGAAGTTCGAGCCCGTCGCATTGCGTTCGGCATAGAAAATGTGGAACGGATATTCGCGGCCTTCCTTCAACGCCAAGGACGGATCATTCTGCCCAATCGTATCGAGATTAACGGCGCCTTCAATCTTTTCATGCACACCGCCGATATCCACTACGAGCCTGTTATTGACATAAACCCACACGTCGTCGTCACCGCGGAATTCAAAATACTGACCCTTCACATACTTGAAGCTTGCGGAGACCGCCATGGTATAGCCATAGTTGTGCTTGCAAGTGTCATTCTTGCCGTTGGCCTCGCCAGCCCACTTGACCCATCCTTCGACATCCCAGTCAAATTTCGGGTTCGGTATCGTTTGTGCAGAATCGAGATACCTAAAGTCATCCAGCGGGAAAAATCCCGGGCTTACCGGGTCATTGCAGTCACCCGATTCATTCGTGTAGTCGGCATACCAGAACCCTTCGTTGTCAAGCTGGAGTTCAATGTCCTGGCAGCGGGAGTTCGTATATTCCTTGCCACCAACAGTAGCGACAACTTCCGGCACAAACCACTTGTCAATCTCGTGACCTGCAGCGCACTTGCTCCACGGGAAATCTGTAGAATCCACTCGTGCCGGGCGACCATTTACAAGCGTCTGCTTCACCATGCCCGTTACAGTTCCGGCCTGGCAAGAACTATCCTTCCCGACCTTAGTATAGGCATTACCGCCAAACACATGGCCAAAGTCAATATCAATACTGTCGTGATGGCTTTCGCCCGCCCAGTCCAAAAGCATCGCAGAAATCTTCATGCTCGGGCAATCCCCAAGACGGCCAAGAGGATACTTCGATGATACATCCGGACGGCTGTAGCTCTTATTCTTGTCAGAAGGGTAAACCCAAACTGTATCGAGCTTGCTCAAGACAGAATCCAAGTCCACAAGGACTTCCACCTCGCTACCTTCCCTTACAACCCCCTGCATCGAATACCTTTCAAGGCCAAAACTCTGCTTAAAATAGACCTTCCAGTCCGGAGCATGCTTGTAGTAAGTGCCTTCAAACCAACCGCAAGTATCCTTCGAAAAAGCAGACATCCTCACGACATCATTATTTGCGCTGATAACAAACGAAGTCGGCGTATTTTTCCAGGGTGAAAGCAGACGGACGACCTTGCGTTCAAGCGGGGCAAACGAAATATCAAAATCTTCCATCGTGGTGCTTGCAAAGAACCAAGCTTCATAAACACCTGGCGGGAACAAGTCGCTTGCAACCGGGCGATTCTTTTCACTGAAATAGTGAATCTTTATATTTTCATTGAAACTACGGGTCAACTGCACCTTGGCATCTGCAGATTTCCAAGCCACCCTAGAAACAAGGGAATCCGGGAAATTCATGGAAAGCCAGTACTTGTCACCCGTGTCAAATTCCAGCCCAGCCTGCGCAGGCCCGCCAATCAAAGTGTCCCCGTTCAGAATAGAATCACTCCACACACCGTCAATGCTCAAATAAACTGTGCTATCTCGATAGACGCTGTTCGTGCGCCACGGATTATACACATGCAGGGTACGGCTCTTGTCAAAGCATTCGCCAGTCGTCCCCATGCTAGTCCCCACCGAGGGGACCGGTAAAGTACCATCTACATAAACAGTATCCTTCTTCCTATCCAAAAAAGAAGCTAACTCGATAATTGACTTTTTATCTGCTGGAACAGTCAGCCAGGGAGCCTTAAAACGTGTGAATATAGCGGTCTTGAGAATATGCTTTTCAAGCATTGCCGGCGAAATAGCGGCATAGAACCAGCCACACTTTGCCTCGTCATCGGAAAAATGCATCAAAACAGTATCTTGTCCGAAAATCATTTGCGGAAGAGCCTTATTCCCCCATGGACTCTTGAACCACAGAATTTTGGACCCCGGAGCATCAAAAGTCCTCACATAGGTTTCCATGGCTGCATTCGTATAAATCCAGGCTTCGGAACTGCCCTCAAAAAAATCATGAACATTGAATTCCAGCCCATCAGCAAAATCAATGCAAGTGATGCTATTGGTCGTATTCTCAGGACAGCCCAAGATTGTGAAAGTATCCGAG from the Fibrobacter sp. UBA4297 genome contains:
- a CDS encoding fibro-slime domain-containing protein gives rise to the protein MKHLYLAFCVLGAFASSAFADLTVHLQSPFGAAATSEIIPHLVLNGAAPDVGATSSTVMKSEGDKWFSYTWKKSLTDFKASDTFTILGCPENTTNSITCIDFADGLEFNVHDFFEGSSEAWIYTNAAMETYVRTFDAPGSKILWFKSPWGNKALPQMIFGQDTVLMHFSDDEAKCGWFYAAISPAMLEKHILKTAIFTRFKAPWLTVPADKKSIIELASFLDRKKDTVYVDGTLPVPSVGTSMGTTGECFDKSRTLHVYNPWRTNSVYRDSTVYLSIDGVWSDSILNGDTLIGGPAQAGLEFDTGDKYWLSMNFPDSLVSRVAWKSADAKVQLTRSFNENIKIHYFSEKNRPVASDLFPPGVYEAWFFASTTMEDFDISFAPLERKVVRLLSPWKNTPTSFVISANNDVVRMSAFSKDTCGWFEGTYYKHAPDWKVYFKQSFGLERYSMQGVVREGSEVEVLVDLDSVLSKLDTVWVYPSDKNKSYSRPDVSSKYPLGRLGDCPSMKISAMLLDWAGESHHDSIDIDFGHVFGGNAYTKVGKDSSCQAGTVTGMVKQTLVNGRPARVDSTDFPWSKCAAGHEIDKWFVPEVVATVGGKEYTNSRCQDIELQLDNEGFWYADYTNESGDCNDPVSPGFFPLDDFRYLDSAQTIPNPKFDWDVEGWVKWAGEANGKNDTCKHNYGYTMAVSASFKYVKGQYFEFRGDDDVWVYVNNRLVVDIGGVHEKIEGAVNLDTIGQNDPSLALKEGREYPFHIFYAERNATGSNFKMRTSINLQRQNTLLTSIDDSKKSKVTGVLRLKMDAEAISCNPKAAAPVDTTDAPSVFYLDGGNFSGEAELKVGLNYGGILINDDKSSFAIDIDEIVKQRSLQPGTYYLFFYLESDMRLNDVYEFTVPEYPKPKIAFVDVFNGNGGGAPVEFDPKGKNLKGETIVTGLNDTLMTHVRYPDMSYIEVMVTYMGSICTDCNVVLDLVPSDPRLVFYTEADEQKNTVVTDETGRARFYVMGDGAISGASFSVVGISGVENSLKWDNISFKDPEVPLAKTGGIYDRNGDGIADSIFVPFEYGALAEHDLDVIAWNFGSKDWHEYATFDDIEGFVKDDSTVAITAEKLIDTVFTGDAKNIVEGNFRYHYIYLDKASGSTQESETLFSKIQDRIGAIILEKPMLKIVSDNAIKVTIKLSEACDKTLIGYNLFVELKDKNDNLVDPSKFALLSVGPNAESDYYDLLFKKSPELIAPEVGFKIRLIPGVLPDKNGNTPHELNPWRRIEGEQPLETERPKVVTVNPGMFNEENPWPGDTNDVIPVRVDPGLTLKEIIESKGLPGVLVKFQLDDYATTTLLGADNASRDEILSKVKVSWDIEFFSSLGQYVNWIKGEFACNDKSIFGTDCIQNAGNMFFEWDAMSDKGRMVGTGVYIAKFKFKIFSDKEVMGKGEETFTFGIRRNEKYETGTKKIR